From the Priestia koreensis genome, one window contains:
- a CDS encoding WXG100 family type VII secretion target, which translates to MNSEQVRALAKTFEEASNDVKKQESKLIQNINEKAATWSGKSRDEFEANMDDTKALFQKHSDNLYEISRELEAAADSVDRVREEIERQKELERINQTLLLKQLDIR; encoded by the coding sequence ATGAATTCTGAACAAGTGAGAGCACTTGCCAAGACGTTTGAGGAAGCGTCTAATGACGTTAAAAAGCAAGAATCAAAACTTATTCAAAATATTAATGAAAAAGCAGCGACGTGGAGCGGGAAATCTCGTGATGAGTTTGAAGCCAACATGGACGATACAAAAGCACTTTTTCAGAAGCATTCCGATAATTTGTACGAAATTAGTCGTGAACTTGAAGCCGCTGCTGATTCTGTCGATCGTGTTCGTGAAGAGATTGAGAGACAAAAAGAGTTGGAGAGAATCAATCAAACG